A part of Halobacillus shinanisalinarum genomic DNA contains:
- a CDS encoding DUF2254 family protein: MIYYLYHLKKYLQMSKRQRKMQMTLWYMHIIYIGLALFLVAATLFMDLVVDLAPYAQELFHFSASVTRTLVSTLIGGILTLSAFTLNSLLVVLTTFSGQFLPRMLLNFISDKQTQHALGIFNGSFIYVLVLSWFIGSSEKEVFVTVPMVKCLDTVF; this comes from the coding sequence TTGATTTATTACCTGTATCACTTAAAAAAATATTTACAAATGTCGAAAAGACAACGGAAAATGCAGATGACCCTTTGGTACATGCACATTATTTATATTGGTTTAGCCCTTTTCCTTGTTGCTGCAACTCTATTTATGGATCTAGTTGTAGATTTAGCGCCGTACGCCCAAGAACTCTTTCATTTTAGTGCTTCAGTTACGAGAACACTAGTAAGTACATTGATTGGAGGGATTTTAACACTAAGTGCTTTCACATTAAACTCTTTACTCGTTGTTCTAACTACATTCAGCGGCCAATTTTTACCTCGGATGCTGCTTAACTTTATTTCTGACAAGCAGACACAACATGCTCTTGGCATTTTCAATGGAAGCTTTATCTATGTACTCGTATTGTCCTGGTTTATCGGAAGTTCCGAAAAGGAAGTCTTTGTTACTGTGCCTATGGTAAAATGTCTAGATACAGTCTTTTAA
- a CDS encoding DUF3231 family protein: protein MEINHNPNLTSAELSSLWGAYQNDTLGKCTISYLLETTEDDDVRAVLAYGLELAEKHIQVLTNIFHKEKLPVPQGFGEQDVNLQSPRLFSDPFMLLYIQQMGALGLNTYSIALPNAARNDIRDYFTHCIQSSSELFNRATEVMQTKGIFIRPPYIPYPQQVDFIHSKQFLAGWLGEQRPLSSVEISFLFFNLQRNVLGRGLITGFSQVANDKKVRNYMLRGAEIAAHHSKVVSKFLDESNLMTPSTSDAMPTESKVSPFSDKLMMLHITALNSSSIGYYGSSAGASPRKDVAGAYVRMMAEVGEYASEGSKLMIKKGWLEKPPMAPDRKDLAKG from the coding sequence ATGGAAATCAATCATAATCCAAATTTGACATCTGCAGAATTATCATCACTTTGGGGAGCTTATCAGAATGACACGTTAGGAAAATGTACGATATCGTATCTCTTAGAAACGACGGAGGATGATGATGTACGCGCTGTATTAGCCTATGGGTTAGAATTGGCTGAAAAGCATATTCAAGTTTTAACGAATATTTTTCATAAAGAAAAGCTTCCTGTCCCACAAGGATTCGGGGAACAGGATGTTAACTTACAATCCCCACGTCTGTTTTCAGATCCGTTTATGCTTCTATATATCCAGCAGATGGGCGCGTTGGGTTTAAACACCTACAGTATCGCCTTGCCTAACGCTGCCAGAAATGATATTCGGGACTATTTTACGCACTGCATACAGTCATCGTCAGAACTGTTTAACCGAGCAACGGAAGTCATGCAGACTAAAGGGATTTTTATTCGTCCTCCTTATATTCCTTATCCTCAACAAGTTGATTTCATTCATAGCAAGCAATTTTTAGCCGGATGGCTGGGTGAGCAACGTCCGTTGTCTTCCGTTGAAATTTCCTTTCTGTTTTTTAATTTGCAGCGAAATGTATTAGGAAGGGGATTAATTACGGGGTTTAGTCAAGTAGCCAATGATAAGAAAGTCCGTAATTATATGCTCCGTGGTGCTGAAATAGCAGCCCATCATAGTAAGGTTGTATCTAAATTTCTAGATGAAAGCAATCTAATGACTCCAAGTACATCCGATGCCATGCCGACCGAATCAAAGGTATCTCCATTCTCGGATAAACTGATGATGCTACATATTACAGCCTTAAACAGTTCTTCAATCGGTTATTATGGATCAAGTGCAGGAGCTTCTCCGAGAAAAGATGTTGCAGGGGCGTATGTACGCATGATGGCGGAAGTAGGCGAGTATGCTTCGGAGGGTTCGAAGTTAATGATTAAGAAGGGATGGCTTGAGAAACCGCCAATGGCCCCCGACCGAAAAGACTTGGCAAAAGGGTAG